Proteins from a genomic interval of Toxotes jaculatrix isolate fToxJac2 chromosome 5, fToxJac2.pri, whole genome shotgun sequence:
- the neto2b gene encoding neuropilin and tolloid-like protein 2, with protein MHVVWIFLLFIEEGFALAQKTKDGGAGSKGIKPSQQPQHSRHCGNWIRNAEGGTFSSPNYPNTYPPNKECLYVLEALPRQRIELLFDDTFYIEASFECRFDHIEVRDGPFSFSPLINRFCGSSNPGLVLSSGRFMWIRFFSDEELEGVGFQVRYSFTADPEFHLHVGGLLNPIPDCQFELSGADGLIRSSQVEEEYKVRPDQAVDCIWTIRAPANNRIYLRFLEYQMENSNECKKNFVAVYDGSNAIEDLKAKFCSTVANDIMLDTGVGVVRMWADETSRLSRFRMLFTSFADPPCAGSAFFCHSNMCINTSLVCNGIQNCVFPWDESNCKEKKNKGVFHQITKTHGTIICVSTGVVLLLLIVSILVQVKQPRKKVLVRKNNLFHRGDFQEVFDPPHYELFTLRDKEMSGDLGELSEELQSLQALRRSSSGSRCIHEHHCGSQASVNSVKASQGAHGLSRGSMELPPFRGDFQSTLPPFRDLNSSLRKKSWPSMKPGRMQGHNSLGDRALGRQDRVMEEDEEEEEDGRYDVYVRRAGSRRGNYEMAQQRSLSMDF; from the exons ATGCATGTAG TCTGGATATTTCTCCTGTTCATCGAGGAGGGATTTGCTCTGGCACAAAAGACTAAAG ATGGAGGTGCAGGATCAAAGGGCATTAAACCTTCTCAACAGCCACAGCATTCACGTCACTGTGGAAACTGGATAAGAAATGCAGAGGGTGGCACCTTCAGCTCCCCCAACTACCCAAACACGTACCCTCCCAACAAGGAGTGCCTTTATGTACTGGAAG CCCTGCCCCGTCAGAGAatagagctgctgtttgatgacACCTTCTACATCGAGGCGTCATTTGAGTGTCGTTTCGACCACATCGAGGTGCGGGACGGTCCCTTCAGCTTCTCGCCACTCATCAATCGCTTCTGTGGCTCATCCAATCCTGGACTCGTGCTCTCCAGCGGACGCTTCATGTGGATCCGCTTCTTTAGTGATGAGGAGCTGGAAGGGGTCGGCTTCCAGGTCCGGTACAGCTTTACTGCAG ACCCCGAATTTCATCTGCACGTGGGAGGACTTTTAAACCCTATCCCAG ATTGTCAGTTTGAGCTGTCTGGGGCTGACGGCCTGATCCGTTCCAgtcaggtggaggaggagtacAAAGTGAGGCCAGACCAGGCAGTAGACTGCATCTGGACTATACGAGCCCCAGCAAACAACAGG ATTTACCTTAGATTCTTGGAATACCAGATGGAAAACTCAAATGAATGTAAGAAGAACTTTGTGGCCGTCTATGATGGCAGTAATGCCATTGAGGACCTAAAG GCCAAGTTTTGTAGTACAGTAGCTAATGACATCATGCTGGACACTGGTGTGGGTGTGGTGAGGATGTGGGCTGATGAGACAAGCCGTCTCAGCCGTTTCCGAATGCTGTTCACCTCTTTTGCTGACC caccCTGTGCGGGCAGTGCGTTCTTTTGCCACAGCAACATGTGCATCAACACCTCTCTGGTGTGCAACGGCATACAAAACTGTGTCTTTCCTTGGGATGAAAGCAACTGCAAAG agaaaaagaacaaaggagTTTTTCACCAGATCACAAAAACCCATGGTACAATAATCTGCGTGTCCACGGGggtggtgctgctgctcctcattgTCTCTATCCTGGTACAAGTCAAACAGCCACGAAAAAAG GTGCTGGTGCGCAAGAATAACCTTTTTCACCGGGGCGACTTCCAGGAGGTGTTTGACCCTCCTCATTATGAGCTCTTTACTCTCAGAGACAAG GAGATGTCTGGGGACCTTGGGGAGTTATCGGAGGAACTCCAGTCCCTGCAGGCACTCAGGAGATCCTCATCAGGCTCACGCTGCATCCATGAACACCACTGTGGCTCTCAGGCCTCTGTCAACTCCGTCAAAGCCAGTCAGGGTGCACATGGCCTGAGCAGGGGGTCCATGGAGCTTCCCCCTTTCAGAGGGGATTTCCAGAGTACCTTACCTCCCTTCAGGGACTTGAACAGCAGTCTGCGTAAGAAGAGCTGGCCTAGTATGAAACCAGGCCGAATGCAGGGCCATAACAGTTTGGGGGACAGAGCACTGGGGCGGCAGGATAGAGTgatggaggaagatgaagaggaggaggaggatggaaggTATGATGTGTATGTGCGCAGAGCAGGAAGTCGAAGAGGGAACTATGAGATGGCCCAGCAAAGATCCTTGTCCATGGACTtttga